The genomic region AAAGATGATGTTGGAGAACATCGCTATGATGTGGTTGGTAAGCCAAGAAACGATTTCCTACCGTACAATCAACCGGTTTCGGTCATCACTGTTTTGCCAAAATCTGTTACCGGAATTGTTTGCGGAATTTGCAGCGAAACTGAAGACAGAAAATATGGTCACGATGGAAACCCTCTTCGTTGATGGCACGAAAATTGAAGCAAATGCCAATAAGTTTTCTTTTGTCTGGAAAAAGGCCATTGAGAGATACAAAGCTTCCCTTAAAGAAAAGGCGATGCAGTACTTTAAGGAAGAAATTCAACCATTGGTTGACCAAGCCATGCAGATTGATGATTCTGATGAACTGTCCACCGCTGAGTTGGAAGAAATTGCCACTATCATTGAGCAAGAAATTCAAGACCTGTCTAGTGACATCGAGGCGAATCCAGTTAAAGGGAAAAACCCTAAAAAGCAAAGACGACGGACGCTAAAGAAACACTTGCGTAAATTGGTCAATGACTTTATTCCACGTAAGAAAAAATATGCGGCGTATGAAGAAGTTTTTGAGGATCGGAACAGCTTCTCAAAAACGGATACCGACGCTACGTTTATGCGAATGAAAGATGACTATATGCAAAATGGACAACTTAAGGCAGGATACAATATTCAAATTGGTACTGAAAACCAATTCGCTTTGGCCGTCGGGGTGTTTCCTAATCCTACGGATACGCGGACACTCATCCCTTTTGTAGATTCCTTGACCATTTTACCGAAGACCATTGTAGCTGATGCTGGATATGGCAGTGAGGAAAACCTGGATTACTTGGACCAAATTGATGTGGAACACCTTATCAAATATAATGCGTTTGATAAAGAACAAAAGCGTAGTTATAAATCATCAGATAAAAACAGAAAAAATTGGGAGTATGTGGCGGAAGAAAATTATTTTGTCCATCCGGATGGTACGAAATATTATTTCAGCCATATCAGCCGCAAGAAGAACACGAGTGGTTTCGTTCAGATAATCCATGTATATAAACCGACTAATCCGGAAGAAGCCCCCCAAAAATCATTTAACTATAATTGGCACTATGAGGAATTAAAAGAACAAGAAACGAGTAAGCTTTTATCGCCCGAAGGGTCTCGGATTTTTGCACAACGCAAAATCGATGTTGAGCCTGTTTTTGGCCAGATAAAGGCTAATTTGGGTTTCACTCGATTCCATTTACGTGGAAAAGAAAAGGTAAAAGTTGATATTGAATTGGCCTTGATGGCCAATAACTTGAGAAAATATAATCTAAGGAAGGCTAGTTAACAGAATTACGCGACTTTTTAATACAAAACCAAAAAGATGATTGAGTTTTTTGAACTCATTCATCTTTTTGGTTAGCTGAGATATTTTGTCCCAGCCTCTTTTTAATTTTTCATATTTACTACGCTTTCAAATTCTTTCACTGGCATCGGTCGGTAAAAATAATAGCCTTGGAATTGATAACACCCGAGCC from Jeotgalibaca dankookensis harbors:
- a CDS encoding IS1182 family transposase translates to MYKKYNTNQTTLPLELSALLPQDHLVFVIDEFIESLDWSAYPLFEASEGRPGYHPRLLIKALLFAYSEGIFSGRKMEKMMLENIAMMWLVSQETISYRTINRFRSSLFCQNLLPELFAEFAAKLKTENMVTMETLFVDGTKIEANANKFSFVWKKAIERYKASLKEKAMQYFKEEIQPLVDQAMQIDDSDELSTAELEEIATIIEQEIQDLSSDIEANPVKGKNPKKQRRRTLKKHLRKLVNDFIPRKKKYAAYEEVFEDRNSFSKTDTDATFMRMKDDYMQNGQLKAGYNIQIGTENQFALAVGVFPNPTDTRTLIPFVDSLTILPKTIVADAGYGSEENLDYLDQIDVEHLIKYNAFDKEQKRSYKSSDKNRKNWEYVAEENYFVHPDGTKYYFSHISRKKNTSGFVQIIHVYKPTNPEEAPQKSFNYNWHYEELKEQETSKLLSPEGSRIFAQRKIDVEPVFGQIKANLGFTRFHLRGKEKVKVDIELALMANNLRKYNLRKAS